The following are from one region of the Borreliella burgdorferi B31 genome:
- a CDS encoding DUF1322 family protein, which produces MIKRNRDIDKAIASLNETRKKYFNLLDEIKNDKYYFPVIMNICSYDSVKKLPYDELLEVNRLADIKLEKELYELILSK; this is translated from the coding sequence ATGATCAAAAGAAATAGAGATATTGATAAAGCCATTGCAAGTCTTAATGAGACTAGAAAAAAGTATTTTAACTTGCTTGACGAAATTAAGAACGACAAATACTATTTTCCAGTAATTATGAATATTTGCTCATACGACTCGGTAAAGAAATTGCCTTATGACGAGCTTTTAGAGGTAAATAGACTTGCTGATATTAAATTAGAAAAAGAATTGTATGAATTAATTTTAAGCAAGTGA
- a CDS encoding DUF759 family protein encodes MSDKFTIKFKGILDHAATKKAIEQDISKMEKYLKPKKSSLGSTKDIVKNNLSDKKKELSKQSKFESLRERVEKYRLTQTKKLMKQGMGFEKARKEAFKRSLMSDRDKRRLEYKELAKESKAKSKMLAASQGKGLVAKIAIGSALGNVIGNAVSKVGGGLIGFMYGFAKKAVENKSKEEQLKQLNKVFYSEKERENILGAIKGMKGFERKLEQQDFLRTSSVLKGHIRELKINDEEGENVLNATKLAAMFRSTGLVGDNESAVEVVSKILKGELTEAFNILKPIDKFGEKYLEAMKNKLEFLTQEGGKKKLRPEIIKDLIKDISSLNIMGHSDEVALAKSNLAKIEQNLEDVTNNVLMPVIGKISGILEKIMNLNFEQILKQIVDAITGGIKGAFDGIKNIGSSLYNTASNVVGNTYNFATGWINNTIFGKNNNNTGGDDLGNFK; translated from the coding sequence ATGAGCGACAAATTCACCATTAAATTTAAAGGGATTCTTGATCATGCTGCAACAAAAAAGGCTATTGAACAAGATATTTCCAAAATGGAAAAATATCTTAAACCCAAAAAATCTAGTTTGGGTAGCACTAAAGATATTGTAAAAAATAATTTGTCGGACAAGAAAAAAGAACTTAGCAAACAATCTAAATTTGAAAGCTTAAGAGAGCGTGTTGAGAAATATAGACTTACACAGACTAAAAAGCTTATGAAACAGGGCATGGGGTTTGAGAAAGCAAGAAAAGAAGCTTTCAAAAGATCTTTGATGTCTGATAGAGACAAAAGACGCCTTGAGTATAAAGAGCTTGCAAAAGAATCAAAAGCAAAAAGTAAAATGCTCGCAGCTTCTCAAGGAAAAGGACTTGTTGCCAAAATTGCAATAGGTAGTGCTTTAGGAAATGTCATTGGCAACGCTGTAAGTAAAGTTGGTGGCGGGCTTATTGGATTTATGTATGGATTTGCTAAAAAAGCAGTTGAAAATAAATCTAAAGAAGAACAACTAAAACAACTTAATAAAGTGTTTTACAGTGAAAAAGAACGTGAAAATATTTTGGGTGCTATTAAGGGAATGAAAGGATTTGAGCGGAAATTAGAACAACAAGACTTTCTGCGAACATCGAGTGTGCTTAAAGGCCACATCAGGGAATTAAAAATTAATGATGAAGAGGGAGAGAATGTATTAAATGCAACAAAACTAGCAGCTATGTTTAGAAGTACGGGGCTTGTTGGTGATAACGAAAGTGCTGTTGAAGTTGTTTCAAAAATACTTAAAGGGGAACTTACAGAAGCTTTCAATATATTGAAACCTATAGACAAATTTGGAGAAAAATATCTAGAAGCCATGAAAAACAAGTTAGAGTTTCTAACTCAAGAGGGAGGGAAAAAAAAGCTAAGGCCAGAGATAATTAAAGACTTAATAAAAGATATATCATCTTTGAATATAATGGGTCATTCTGATGAAGTTGCTTTAGCTAAAAGTAATTTAGCTAAAATAGAGCAAAATCTTGAAGACGTAACTAATAATGTTTTGATGCCAGTAATTGGCAAAATTTCTGGTATTCTTGAAAAGATTATGAACCTTAATTTTGAACAAATCTTAAAACAAATCGTTGATGCCATAACAGGCGGTATAAAGGGTGCTTTTGACGGAATAAAAAACATTGGCAGCTCATTATATAATACCGCTAGTAATGTTGTTGGTAATACTTATAACTTCGCGACTGGTTGGATTAATAATACGATTTTTGGAAAGAACAACAATAACACCGGGGGTGATGATTTAGGAAATTTCAAATAA
- a CDS encoding DUF792 family protein: MDINNKNIINNNLEKKKFEEKIKDVEKKEFWEITRIIRDVITQIFALFGADNFLVLFPRMDLKGFGYVPQLFFIKPKTELIARTYNTSCSKRPVINYYDRKAEYVSYNPVMIGENISLNGGVLTSLYKEMLSLLKMTVFGNTMLRFDVHLAKEQLANRIQAQVPFSIYSPTFGLKELAVITSLSFKDVPFIDEVEVSLSIEIVKTFELEKYKG, from the coding sequence ATGGATATTAACAATAAAAATATTATCAATAATAATCTTGAAAAGAAAAAATTCGAGGAAAAAATCAAAGATGTTGAAAAGAAAGAATTCTGGGAGATTACTCGAATAATAAGAGATGTAATAACCCAAATATTTGCTCTTTTCGGAGCAGATAATTTTTTAGTGTTATTTCCAAGAATGGATTTAAAAGGTTTTGGATATGTTCCTCAATTGTTTTTTATAAAACCAAAAACCGAACTCATAGCACGCACTTACAATACCAGTTGTTCCAAAAGACCAGTTATCAACTATTACGATAGAAAAGCGGAATATGTAAGCTACAATCCAGTAATGATTGGTGAAAATATCTCATTAAATGGTGGGGTATTAACCTCACTATATAAAGAAATGCTTTCTTTGCTCAAAATGACTGTTTTTGGCAATACTATGCTACGTTTTGACGTGCATCTTGCAAAAGAACAACTAGCAAATAGAATACAAGCTCAAGTTCCCTTTAGTATCTACAGTCCAACTTTTGGCCTAAAAGAATTAGCTGTAATTACAAGTCTTTCGTTTAAGGATGTTCCTTTCATTGATGAAGTTGAAGTTAGTCTATCAATAGAAATTGTAAAAACATTTGAATTGGAAAAATATAAAGGATAA
- a CDS encoding DUF693 family protein, whose translation MLLLQYDFKIEFYKAKQSLEKDTSSGDSLIEETPKIIINTQHGIHIDITISNEFSNYNFVKSKRTKIVLWNLPLDFTNDIEVGDIVKIHYKKFAHEKNFDFIMSGYLGTPMSTDYPGGDFSVELDVRLAISSNFFDRKLENKNFKGKTVQEAIESVFPNRNIINMDKEDRLKIIEKDIYATTPKEFVDKIKGIYIHDVIADVGGDSFDVECNFIFTNDITTEADENYKALEDYGLEFIPQQEIAIEGEYKIKRVYWNAQTFYTHKLKIGDKVSFIDGLGKMIKTTIKETSARLSNAGECSLILKLKDDSDDSD comes from the coding sequence ATGTTGCTACTACAATATGATTTTAAAATTGAATTTTACAAAGCAAAACAATCCTTAGAAAAGGATACAAGCTCTGGAGATTCTTTAATTGAAGAAACTCCCAAAATTATAATAAATACACAACATGGAATTCATATTGATATTACCATATCTAATGAGTTTTCAAATTATAATTTTGTAAAATCTAAACGAACAAAAATTGTACTTTGGAATTTGCCCTTAGACTTCACCAACGACATTGAAGTAGGAGATATAGTAAAAATACACTATAAAAAATTTGCTCATGAAAAAAATTTTGATTTCATAATGTCGGGGTATTTAGGAACTCCTATGAGCACTGATTATCCTGGTGGTGATTTTAGTGTTGAGCTTGACGTTCGGTTAGCAATTAGTAGCAACTTCTTTGATCGAAAATTAGAGAACAAAAACTTCAAGGGGAAAACGGTGCAAGAGGCAATAGAATCTGTGTTTCCTAATCGCAATATTATTAATATGGACAAAGAAGATCGTCTTAAAATCATTGAAAAAGATATTTATGCCACAACACCAAAAGAATTTGTTGACAAAATAAAAGGAATATATATTCATGACGTAATAGCTGATGTTGGTGGTGACAGCTTTGATGTTGAATGTAATTTTATATTTACTAATGATATAACAACTGAAGCAGATGAAAATTACAAAGCTTTAGAAGATTATGGACTTGAATTCATTCCACAACAAGAAATTGCTATTGAAGGTGAATACAAGATAAAACGTGTATATTGGAACGCACAAACATTTTACACACATAAATTAAAAATTGGCGATAAAGTTTCATTTATTGATGGATTAGGAAAAATGATAAAAACCACCATAAAAGAAACAAGTGCAAGACTTAGCAACGCAGGAGAGTGTTCATTAATACTTAAATTAAAGGATGATTCTGATGATTCTGATTAA
- a CDS encoding DUF777 family protein, which translates to MTKDYKIYRMNQRLYGHALAQEDVKNWIYSNIFIIKIGTVKEFKQQTQEAIVTIPEFEDLEIHTKNISNISLELSKGDNVLLLQSSVNIFDKNNDIHFDKHHFYILSAISPKTLNLISDTVKIKANNKIEIANEITSLKSILESIVSAINGITVKGQAVVDYASLQIATSRISNNINSLFK; encoded by the coding sequence ATGACTAAAGACTATAAAATTTACAGAATGAACCAGCGTCTTTATGGTCATGCTTTAGCACAAGAGGACGTTAAAAATTGGATTTATTCAAACATTTTTATAATTAAAATTGGCACTGTAAAGGAGTTTAAACAACAAACTCAAGAGGCTATTGTTACAATACCCGAATTTGAAGATTTAGAAATTCACACAAAAAATATCTCTAATATCAGTTTAGAATTATCAAAAGGTGATAACGTATTGCTACTTCAATCAAGCGTTAATATTTTTGATAAAAATAACGATATCCACTTTGACAAACATCATTTTTATATACTTAGTGCAATTAGCCCAAAGACTTTAAATCTAATTTCTGATACTGTTAAAATTAAAGCAAACAATAAAATTGAAATAGCCAATGAAATAACTTCCTTAAAATCAATTCTAGAGAGTATTGTAAGTGCTATTAATGGAATTACTGTAAAAGGACAAGCGGTCGTTGACTATGCAAGCTTACAAATAGCAACATCTAGAATTAGCAATAATATTAATAGTTTGTTTAAGTAA
- a CDS encoding DUF2634 domain-containing protein, with translation MDLRLGNNFELVFNKDISLVDGIDEQKQRFLIFLKTLRGSLSYAPHWGLDYFLLLKLLKINNLHAVKNYFHEISKELNLDLINISTTIQDNKAHISFFFSGDVLNMEFNL, from the coding sequence ATGGATTTAAGATTAGGCAATAATTTTGAATTGGTATTTAATAAAGATATATCACTTGTTGATGGAATTGATGAACAAAAACAAAGATTTTTGATATTTTTAAAAACCTTAAGGGGTAGTTTAAGCTATGCTCCTCATTGGGGATTGGACTATTTCTTACTTTTAAAACTGTTAAAAATTAACAATCTTCACGCTGTAAAAAATTATTTTCATGAAATATCTAAAGAGCTTAACTTAGATTTAATAAATATTTCAACTACTATACAAGACAACAAAGCACATATATCCTTTTTTTTCTCGGGCGATGTTTTAAATATGGAGTTTAATTTATGA
- a CDS encoding DUF276 domain-containing protein → MSIVFDSDFGILKRTIKDIVRAKREYLRVNYGINIDDNQSSIYNIIASSLALIEEEIINELNLFFSKMKPGGTYWAAIEEHISSKSTTYSAVRNALLNLEGVEYTNIKSAAGKANIYLILKETLLDASKSTINSSEFKAKLWETLYLTTPSGTLLEGDIEIDGLNSTGQRKSYKISLGKRKYVYMKVKYKLDLKNYLYLNIDSQIRDIYSRIISNNYSDMGISFEYQDFFAPVNEVKGIKFMEISACIKDTDTESIAKITDSDFKKNQDITITDDTMLLFNTTDRLLIDIDS, encoded by the coding sequence ATGAGCATAGTTTTTGATTCTGATTTTGGCATTTTAAAACGTACAATTAAGGATATTGTAAGAGCTAAAAGAGAATATTTGCGTGTAAATTATGGTATTAATATTGACGACAATCAAAGCTCAATTTATAACATTATTGCGTCTTCTTTGGCATTAATTGAAGAAGAAATAATTAATGAGCTCAATCTCTTTTTTTCTAAAATGAAACCTGGTGGTACTTATTGGGCTGCTATTGAAGAACATATTTCTTCAAAAAGCACAACTTACAGTGCAGTTCGCAATGCTTTACTTAATCTTGAGGGGGTTGAGTATACTAATATTAAAAGTGCCGCTGGTAAAGCCAACATATATCTAATTCTAAAAGAAACTTTACTAGACGCTAGTAAATCTACTATTAATAGTTCCGAATTTAAAGCCAAACTTTGGGAAACATTATATCTAACAACCCCTAGTGGTACTTTACTTGAGGGGGACATAGAAATTGATGGCCTCAATTCAACTGGACAACGAAAATCCTACAAAATATCGCTAGGAAAAAGAAAATATGTTTATATGAAAGTAAAGTATAAACTTGACCTTAAAAACTATCTCTACTTAAACATAGACTCTCAAATTAGAGACATTTATTCTAGGATTATTTCAAATAACTATTCTGATATGGGAATTAGCTTTGAATATCAAGACTTTTTTGCTCCAGTTAATGAAGTTAAAGGAATTAAATTTATGGAAATAAGTGCCTGTATTAAAGACACAGACACTGAGAGTATTGCAAAAATTACTGATAGCGATTTTAAAAAAAATCAAGATATTACTATTACTGATGATACAATGCTCCTTTTCAATACTACAGATAGATTGCTTATTGATATTGATAGTTAA
- a CDS encoding DUF735 family protein — protein sequence MKIPNLFNGTEVHKFILTETEYAQALLNELKSLNSNFLSINVIENIKSRYIAIWISQVLSIFYAKTQTLQSITSNINSVIFALRHIGTDESFRLIFKAFLNVDIEVTTPEAGVIDISLKGVIKTNFTTFISPSTKKGKRLKKIILREKKPGYAASKKALVFNSLPKGYDHSIYAFIKRIIPIGRVLKINNTDGNNIITFNN from the coding sequence ATGAAAATACCTAATTTATTCAATGGCACTGAAGTTCATAAATTTATACTTACAGAAACAGAATATGCACAAGCATTGCTTAATGAACTCAAGTCTCTTAATTCTAACTTCCTATCCATTAATGTAATAGAAAATATAAAATCAAGATATATTGCAATATGGATATCTCAAGTTTTATCTATCTTTTATGCAAAAACTCAAACTTTACAAAGTATTACAAGCAATATTAATAGCGTTATTTTTGCTTTACGCCATATTGGTACTGATGAGTCGTTTAGACTAATTTTCAAGGCCTTTTTAAATGTGGACATTGAAGTTACTACTCCTGAAGCTGGGGTTATTGATATCTCTTTAAAAGGGGTAATAAAAACAAACTTTACTACATTTATTTCGCCTAGCACTAAGAAAGGAAAACGACTAAAAAAGATAATTCTTAGAGAAAAGAAGCCGGGATATGCTGCATCTAAAAAGGCTTTAGTATTCAACTCACTTCCTAAGGGCTATGATCATTCAATTTATGCTTTTATTAAGAGAATTATTCCTATTGGTAGAGTTCTCAAAATTAATAATACAGATGGTAACAATATTATAACTTTTAACAACTAA
- a CDS encoding DUF685 domain-containing protein, protein MADDQEKLLIDEEETVQIKDLNKVTTVNDTDLLLLDDGAASSNAITFKNFLDASKDKIFKGEGLDYFKQIIKSTIAEELAADKDFVEKIYAKITDKLINNDSTNISNLFSKIKSRLTDSISSATLSRSDHLLIMPSSDTIQKTPVPKHILGVPSNLAYGSITRSTTLYPSDYENNAIFINMEDNDDVTLIFSKSYDNSPVYLDIEIQVKINDNRMQKKSLKLQYSDETTYNRVYEIAGPRGLFTRIPIYKGWYVQKRASLYGDPVPDLLKL, encoded by the coding sequence ATGGCTGATGATCAAGAAAAATTACTAATTGATGAAGAAGAAACGGTTCAAATAAAAGATTTAAATAAGGTTACGACCGTTAACGATACTGATCTTTTACTGCTTGATGATGGAGCTGCAAGCAGTAATGCTATCACCTTTAAAAACTTTTTAGATGCTTCTAAAGACAAAATATTTAAAGGAGAGGGATTAGACTATTTTAAGCAGATAATTAAGTCTACAATTGCCGAAGAACTTGCAGCTGATAAAGATTTTGTAGAAAAAATTTATGCTAAAATAACGGACAAATTAATTAACAACGATTCTACTAATATTTCTAACCTTTTTAGTAAAATTAAATCACGCCTTACAGATAGCATATCATCAGCCACTTTATCTAGAAGTGATCATCTTTTGATAATGCCTTCATCAGATACTATTCAAAAAACACCCGTTCCTAAACATATACTTGGAGTACCATCAAATCTTGCTTATGGCAGCATAACTAGAAGTACTACACTTTATCCTTCTGACTATGAGAATAACGCGATATTTATTAATATGGAAGACAATGATGATGTAACTCTTATTTTTTCTAAAAGTTACGATAATTCTCCCGTTTATCTTGATATTGAAATTCAAGTAAAAATCAATGATAATAGGATGCAGAAAAAATCATTAAAACTTCAGTATTCTGATGAAACTACATACAATAGGGTTTATGAAATTGCGGGCCCCCGCGGACTATTCACCAGAATTCCCATTTATAAAGGATGGTATGTCCAAAAAAGAGCCTCCTTGTATGGAGATCCAGTCCCAGATCTTTTAAAACTGTAA
- the blyA gene encoding holin BlyA, whose translation MDTIKLTELLINLNEIKLIAVMIFVTVLVLGVLILLKPLLKDILTIVIGKIFKNGNGNGKNHIKKRD comes from the coding sequence ATGGATACTATTAAATTAACCGAACTTCTTATCAATTTAAACGAAATTAAACTTATAGCGGTAATGATTTTTGTAACAGTGCTGGTTTTAGGAGTATTAATTCTTCTCAAGCCTTTACTAAAAGACATATTGACTATTGTAATAGGCAAGATTTTTAAGAATGGTAATGGTAATGGCAAAAATCACATTAAAAAAAGAGATTAA
- a CDS encoding BlyB family putative holin accessory protein, with product MKLSKDNVELGLTSLSTLIDIFSKFEDEFDEIAHKGFFLVYELYSHYKLIYTANMERLESALTPAINAALAPLNAKINTVIDLVNSNDKNLKISNDLKFNKDGKPIYKERANNAKEHY from the coding sequence ATGAAATTATCCAAAGATAATGTTGAGCTTGGACTTACGTCTTTATCAACCCTTATTGATATATTTTCTAAATTTGAAGATGAATTTGATGAAATTGCACATAAAGGATTCTTTTTGGTTTATGAGCTGTATTCTCATTATAAATTAATCTATACAGCAAATATGGAAAGACTTGAGAGTGCATTAACCCCAGCAATAAATGCGGCACTCGCTCCTTTAAATGCAAAAATCAATACGGTTATTGATTTGGTTAATTCTAATGATAAAAATCTAAAAATATCCAATGATCTAAAATTCAATAAAGACGGAAAACCTATCTACAAAGAGAGAGCAAATAATGCAAAAGAACACTATTGA
- a CDS encoding BlyB family putative holin accessory protein, protein MQKNTIELGLNLLSSLTNIAKTDTNIDHNYINTFSKVIDFFYKTYISTLKSMETAESTKIFEEIKDILKYNIEIIEAISYDKNKKIITSLKAKRNKIMKEYIKMLKRSENA, encoded by the coding sequence ATGCAAAAGAACACTATTGAATTGGGACTTAATTTACTATCTAGCTTAACTAACATAGCTAAAACTGATACAAACATAGATCATAATTACATTAATACTTTTAGTAAAGTAATAGATTTTTTCTATAAAACATATATAAGCACACTAAAATCTATGGAAACAGCTGAATCAACTAAAATATTTGAAGAAATAAAAGACATTTTAAAATACAATATTGAGATAATAGAGGCTATCTCTTATGACAAAAATAAAAAAATTATCACTTCACTTAAAGCAAAACGCAACAAAATTATGAAAGAATACATCAAAATGCTTAAAAGGAGTGAAAATGCTTAA
- a CDS encoding BBA14 family lipoprotein produces the protein MLKRLHCLLIVLLLCCTTIANLPEEPKPPIIPTLKSLAKYETQLSEYVMYLVTFLAKTKVKVNDPNYPEYPYPDLSTLKDEHSITAVKHNINIYLEYIKKTKPIAEKVYNKYSQLKM, from the coding sequence ATGCTTAAAAGATTGCATTGTTTACTAATTGTTTTGTTGTTATGTTGCACCACTATTGCTAACCTACCAGAAGAACCAAAACCGCCAATTATTCCAACGCTAAAATCTTTAGCTAAATATGAAACACAACTTTCAGAGTATGTTATGTACCTAGTAACATTTTTAGCTAAAACAAAAGTTAAAGTTAATGATCCAAATTATCCAGAATATCCTTATCCAGATTTATCAACACTAAAAGACGAACACTCCATAACTGCTGTAAAACATAATATCAACATATATTTAGAGTACATTAAAAAAACAAAACCAATAGCGGAAAAAGTCTATAATAAATATTCCCAGTTAAAAATGTAA
- the bdr gene encoding Bdr family repetitive protein: METVSTNIASVTQEQIYKEFIRLGMEQLIAQDLSKRYYHNELTYRDLENLEKQFDIKFDNLISKIDSVKSELNTKIDNVEKNLNLKIDSLDTKIDTVEKNLQKDISNLDIKIDAVEKNLHVKIDAIKSELNTKIDNVEKNLNAKIDTVEKNLNTKIDNVEKNLMSLSEMLKWVLGIMGAMSITMIAGLIFAFISK; this comes from the coding sequence ATGGAAACAGTGTCAACAAATATTGCAAGTGTAACTCAAGAACAAATATATAAAGAATTTATTAGGCTGGGCATGGAACAACTAATAGCACAAGATTTATCTAAAAGATATTATCACAATGAGCTAACATATAGAGATTTAGAAAATTTAGAAAAACAATTTGATATAAAATTTGATAATCTTATTTCTAAAATAGATAGTGTCAAAAGCGAACTTAATACTAAGATTGACAATGTGGAAAAGAATTTAAATCTAAAAATAGATAGTTTAGATACTAAGATAGATACTGTAGAAAAGAATTTACAAAAGGATATATCTAATTTAGACATCAAGATTGATGCCGTAGAGAAGAATTTACATGTTAAGATTGATGCTATTAAAAGCGAACTTAATACTAAGATTGACAATGTGGAAAAGAATTTAAATGCCAAAATAGATACTGTAGAAAAGAATTTAAACACTAAAATAGACAATGTTGAAAAGAATTTAATGTCTCTTTCAGAAATGCTTAAATGGGTATTAGGAATCATGGGAGCAATGTCTATCACAATGATAGCCGGGCTAATATTTGCTTTCATTTCTAAATAG
- a CDS encoding Mlp family lipoprotein, with the protein MKIINILFCLFLLMLNGCNSNDTNTKQTKSRQKRDLTQKEATQEKPKSKSKEDLLREKLSDDQKTQLDWLKTALTGVGKFDKFLENDEGKIKSALEHIKTELDKCNGNDEGKNTFKTTVQGFFSGGNIDNFADQATATCN; encoded by the coding sequence ATGAAAATTATCAACATATTATTTTGTTTGTTTTTACTAATGCTAAACGGCTGTAATTCTAATGATACAAATACCAAGCAGACAAAAAGCAGACAAAAGCGTGATTTAACCCAAAAAGAAGCAACACAAGAAAAACCTAAATCTAAATCTAAAGAAGACCTGCTTAGAGAAAAGCTATCTGATGATCAAAAAACACAACTTGACTGGTTAAAAACCGCTTTAACTGGTGTTGGAAAATTTGATAAATTCTTAGAAAATGATGAAGGCAAAATTAAATCAGCACTTGAACATATAAAGACTGAACTTGATAAATGTAATGGAAATGATGAAGGAAAAAACACCTTCAAAACTACCGTTCAAGGGTTTTTTAGCGGCGGCAATATAGATAATTTTGCAGATCAAGCAACTGCTACCTGCAATTAA
- a CDS encoding ERF family protein, with the protein MENLSNNNNQEIQNNIQAKISFRKDMKTLKMNLPGIDKSLKGYGYKYQNFNEIVREIKNVIKKHNLELDIEQYPISIEGQYGIVDYIRTTFYSTSTGYEFSFDTRIPTENLQWNNENGSKVTNTVYQMFGSGITYVKRYALVAALGIESEIDTDAAPIYNNHENENSMPSKQSSVNQKQEQKREQKQEINQIQKNNTIQNQKRDIKQEQKKDRLYYYGVFKEALSNIKDWVNSPTTKDNINSIIQKISFIQNIDSNNFDDIKKIESDLILYFEKNSDFKSVNYWAEIIKNYFKKNNRLKDLQDFEKFVSFKRTAYGPSPLIFFSILKEYERFDEIFAA; encoded by the coding sequence ATGGAAAATCTTTCAAACAATAATAATCAAGAAATACAAAATAATATTCAAGCAAAAATAAGCTTCAGAAAAGATATGAAAACCCTAAAAATGAATTTACCAGGGATTGACAAAAGTCTTAAAGGATATGGATATAAATATCAAAATTTCAATGAAATAGTTAGAGAAATTAAAAATGTTATTAAAAAGCACAATTTGGAGCTTGATATTGAGCAATATCCAATTTCTATAGAGGGTCAATATGGCATAGTTGATTATATTAGGACTACATTCTACAGTACAAGTACTGGATATGAATTTTCTTTTGATACGCGAATTCCTACAGAAAATTTACAATGGAACAATGAAAATGGGTCTAAAGTTACAAATACAGTGTATCAGATGTTTGGTTCAGGCATTACTTATGTCAAAAGGTATGCTTTAGTTGCAGCTCTTGGTATAGAAAGTGAAATAGATACTGATGCAGCTCCTATTTACAATAATCACGAAAACGAAAATTCTATGCCTAGCAAACAATCTAGTGTTAATCAAAAGCAAGAACAAAAAAGAGAACAAAAACAAGAGATTAATCAAATTCAAAAAAATAACACTATTCAAAACCAGAAAAGAGATATTAAACAAGAACAAAAAAAAGATAGGCTTTATTATTACGGTGTTTTTAAAGAAGCTTTGTCTAATATAAAAGATTGGGTAAATAGCCCTACAACAAAAGATAATATAAACTCAATTATTCAAAAAATAAGCTTTATTCAGAATATAGACTCCAATAATTTTGATGATATCAAGAAAATTGAATCTGATTTAATCTTGTATTTTGAGAAAAATAGTGATTTTAAGAGTGTAAACTATTGGGCGGAGATTATAAAAAACTATTTCAAGAAAAATAATAGATTAAAGGATTTACAAGATTTTGAAAAGTTTGTGTCGTTTAAGAGGACTGCTTATGGCCCTAGTCCATTAATATTCTTTAGTATCTTAAAAGAATACGAACGGTTTGATGAGATATTTGCAGCATAG